AAAAGATGCTAGGACATTCGTTCGATTTTTTTATTCCGCAGCAACAGAGTGTGAAATAGATAAGCAAGGACGTATTAATATTCCTATTAAATTAAGACAATTTGCAGGATTAGAAAAACCTTGTATCATTATAGGGGTATCCGATAGAATCGAAATTTGGAGCGAAAATCGCTGGTTAGCATTTTCTAAAGAGGCTGAAGAAAATTTTGATGATATCGCAGAAAGCCTTATTGATTTTGGAATATAAGTAAAAATGGAGAATGAAAATGTCAGAAACATTTAAACATATTACTGTTCTATTAAAAGAAACAGTAGATGGATTAAACATAAAATCAGATGGAATATATATAGATTGTACATTAGGTGGTGCTGGGCATAGTCAATATCTGTTGTCCCAGTTATCCAATAAAGGCCATTTGTATGCCTTTGATCAAGATGAACGTGCAATTGAACACGCTAAAAAATTTTTATTAGATGAAGTAGAACAAAATAAAGTAACGTTTGTTAAAAGTAATTTTCGTTATCTAAAAGAAAAAATGAATGAATTAGGTGTCCAACAAGTAGATGGAATTCTTTATGATTTGGGTGTGTCATCACCTCAGTTAGATGAAGCAGAAAGAGGATTTAGCTACCATCAGGATGCACCATTAGATATGAGGATGGACCAAACAAATTATTTAACGGCTAAAGAAGTTGTAAATGAATATACTTATGAACAATTAGTTAAAATATTCTTTAGATATGGTGAAGAAAAATTTTCAAAACAAGTGGCTCGCTTGATTGAAAAACGACGGATTGAAAAACCAATTGAAACAACGGGAGAGCTAGTTGAAATTATTAAAGAAGCT
This genomic stretch from Vagococcus sp. CY52-2 harbors:
- the rsmH gene encoding 16S rRNA (cytosine(1402)-N(4))-methyltransferase RsmH, translated to MSETFKHITVLLKETVDGLNIKSDGIYIDCTLGGAGHSQYLLSQLSNKGHLYAFDQDERAIEHAKKFLLDEVEQNKVTFVKSNFRYLKEKMNELGVQQVDGILYDLGVSSPQLDEAERGFSYHQDAPLDMRMDQTNYLTAKEVVNEYTYEQLVKIFFRYGEEKFSKQVARLIEKRRIEKPIETTGELVEIIKEAIPAPARRKGGHPAKRIFQAIRIEVNSELDVISETLEQAIDLLKPTGRISVITFHSLEDKLVKNIFKEYSTPQDLPPGLPIIPIEYQPDIKLINRKPIVASDEELGMNNRSRSAKLRIIEKIAPERVD
- the mraZ gene encoding division/cell wall cluster transcriptional repressor MraZ, which encodes MFMGEFQHNIDSKGRLIVPSKLRDSLGERFIVTRGMDGCLFGYTLESWSRLEESMKNMPLTKKDARTFVRFFYSAATECEIDKQGRINIPIKLRQFAGLEKPCIIIGVSDRIEIWSENRWLAFSKEAEENFDDIAESLIDFGI